The genomic region GCCCCCTCCAGGTAAAGCACCCGCGCCCGTGATGCCACGGTGAGATGCAACTTGCCCGAGCCCCGCACCGCGGCGGCCTGCCCGGGCTCCAGCAAGGTGGCGGCTCCGGGTGTAGCCACCCGCACATGGCCTGACCGGGCATACACCAGACCCCGCTGTGGGGGCCGCACTTCCAGCTCCAGCTGCGAGTGCAGGTCTACATCCAGCAGGGTGAAGGGCTCTACTGGCTGCAGGCTGGAGGCCTGACCACCATGCGTGCCCACCACCACGCGCACGCTGTTGCCCTCGTCGTCGCTCCATACGGGGACCTGCGCTGCGTCCAGCCACAGGGTCTGGGGGGCGCTCAGCTTGTGCGCGCTGCTGAGGTTCACAAAGAACTGCACGCCGAGCAACTCACGCCCCGATACGGCGGGGGCTTCCTGGTGCAGCACACCACGGCCTGCCTGGGTCCAGACGATGCCACCGGGCCCCACCTGCACGTCATGGCCCAACGAGTCCACCGAGCGCAGGCCGGTGGCCGAGTCTTCCCACACGTAGGTGACCGCCGAAAATCCGGCATGGGGGTGGGGTGGAAAGGGGCGGCCGCTGACGCGAAAGTCGTCCAGCATGACCAGGGGCGAGGTGGATTCGCCCATGGCGTGCAATGGCAGGCTGTTCACGCTGAACAGCGGGCTGGAATGGACGCGCCCATGCAGCGGCGCGGAGATCTGCAAGGCCATGGAATACCTCGGGGCAGCCATCTGCGATGAACGCAATCAGGCTGCAGGGCTTGCCAACGCAGCAATGTGCTGGCGGGCCACTTCCAGCGCACGGGCACGCGCTTCCGGCCCCATGGCCAGGCCCTCGGCGCGCACCACCGTGATGTCCTGAATGCCCAGAAAGCCGAAGAACGCGCGCAGATGGGCCTCCTGGTGGTCCATGGAGGCCAGGGGAGAACCTTCGCTGAACACGCCACCGCGCGACGAAGCAACGATGATCTTTTTGCCGCCACACAGGCCCACAGGGCCCTGCTCGCCATAGCGGAAGGTTTTGCCTGCCACGGCCAGACGGTCGAGCCACGCCTTGAGCTGCGAAGGCACGCCAAAGTTGTACATGGGTGCGCCCACCACCACTGTGTCTGCGGCCAGGAAGCTATCCAGCGCACGCTGGCTTGCAGCGATGTCGGCCTCGGCACCTGCCGGGGCAGGTGCGCCCTGGGCCGCAGCCAGGTGCTGCTGCGTGAGGTGCCCCAACGGCGCGCTGGCCAGATCCAGGTCGGGCTGGCCGTCTTGCAGGGTGGCAACGATGTGGGCGGTGAGGGTACGGCTCACCGAGTCCGCGTTCAGGATGCTTGAGTCCACATGCAGCAGTTTCATGGTGTTTTCTCCAGGTTGATTGGGGCCGAAGCGGCCTACAGGCTGAAGATAGGGTGCGCCGTAAAATCTGCGTAGCCTATATTTTTCGATGCCAACCATCCAAGGAGCCGATAGATGCTGGATGCCGTCACGCTGGATCAGTTACGCACCTTCATCGCAGCGGCGGATTGCGGCAGCTTCTCTGCGGCAGGGCGTCGGCTGGGGCGCGCGCAGTCTGTGGTGAGCCAGACATTGGCCAACCTGGAAAACCAGTTGGGTGTGCAGCTGTTTGACCGGTCCACTCGCCGGCCACAGCTCACTGCCATAGGGCGCGAATTGCTGGCCGATGCGCGGCAGGTGGCCAGTGACATGGACCGCTTCAAGGCACGGGCCAAAGGCATGGCGGGTGGGCTGGAGCCCGAGCTGACCGTGGTGACCCATGTCTTTTTGCCCACGTCTGTGCTCACCCAGGCCGTGGCTGCTTTTCAGGGGCAGTTTCCGCGCACGCCCTTGCGCCTGTCGGTGGAGGGCATGGGGGCAGTCATGGAGCCGGTGCTGGAAGGCACCTGCTCTTTCGGGGTGCGAGCCCCCCTGTTCACAGACCAGCCCGAGCTGACCAGCGAACACCTGATGAGCGTGCCCTACCTGATGGTGGCCGCGCCCACGCATCCGCTGGCCCAGTGGGGCCGACCTGTGCCGCAGCATGTGTTGCGCCAGCATGTGCAGCTGGTGCTGAGCGACCGCTCTCGCTTGACCAGCACCATGGACATGGGCGTGGTCTCGCCCAAGACATGGCGCCTGTCGGACCTGGGCGCCAAGCATGCTTTTCTGAAAGCCGGGCTGGGTTGGGGCGGCATGCCCCAGCACATGGTGCAGGCCGATCTGGATCAGGGCTCACTGGTGGCGCTGGAGTTTGAAGAGGGGCGGGCCAACGTGAGCATGGCGCTGGCGGCCATCCACCGCACCGATATGCCCCCCGGCCCTGCGGGCCGCTGGCTGCTGGAAGAACTCAAGCGCGTGGCCGCGCAGGAGGCCGCCGGGGCCTGAACTGTAATCCCCTGCCAGCGGCTGTGCGCCAGCGCGTCATTGCGGC from Acidovorax sp. DW039 harbors:
- a CDS encoding LysR family transcriptional regulator, translated to MLDAVTLDQLRTFIAAADCGSFSAAGRRLGRAQSVVSQTLANLENQLGVQLFDRSTRRPQLTAIGRELLADARQVASDMDRFKARAKGMAGGLEPELTVVTHVFLPTSVLTQAVAAFQGQFPRTPLRLSVEGMGAVMEPVLEGTCSFGVRAPLFTDQPELTSEHLMSVPYLMVAAPTHPLAQWGRPVPQHVLRQHVQLVLSDRSRLTSTMDMGVVSPKTWRLSDLGAKHAFLKAGLGWGGMPQHMVQADLDQGSLVALEFEEGRANVSMALAAIHRTDMPPGPAGRWLLEELKRVAAQEAAGA
- a CDS encoding NAD(P)H-dependent oxidoreductase, with the translated sequence MKLLHVDSSILNADSVSRTLTAHIVATLQDGQPDLDLASAPLGHLTQQHLAAAQGAPAPAGAEADIAASQRALDSFLAADTVVVGAPMYNFGVPSQLKAWLDRLAVAGKTFRYGEQGPVGLCGGKKIIVASSRGGVFSEGSPLASMDHQEAHLRAFFGFLGIQDITVVRAEGLAMGPEARARALEVARQHIAALASPAA
- a CDS encoding pirin-like C-terminal cupin domain-containing protein → MALQISAPLHGRVHSSPLFSVNSLPLHAMGESTSPLVMLDDFRVSGRPFPPHPHAGFSAVTYVWEDSATGLRSVDSLGHDVQVGPGGIVWTQAGRGVLHQEAPAVSGRELLGVQFFVNLSSAHKLSAPQTLWLDAAQVPVWSDDEGNSVRVVVGTHGGQASSLQPVEPFTLLDVDLHSQLELEVRPPQRGLVYARSGHVRVATPGAATLLEPGQAAAVRGSGKLHLTVASRARVLYLEGAAIHEPVVSHGPFIMNTRAQLADAIGRYETGQMGQLAPLL